ACCAGCGCCAGCCACTGCTGTGGCGCGCGCAATCGCGCCATGCGTTCAACGGGTGGTTGCTCTGGTGAAGAGTCCATGTCCGGCTCTTAGACCGGGCGCGGACAAATGCGAACCCGCTTGTCGAAGAAATTCCTTGTCCAGGCCGTCAACTGGACTTTTCCGGTGCAGGAAGGCCGAAGCCGCCGACCGGATGGGTCTCGACCTGGAATTCGAAGCCGGCAATGAAGGGACGCGCCTTGGCGATCGCCGCCTGGACTTCCGGCAATTGCAGCGAGGCCTTGTGGCTCGCCTGGTCGGTCCACACTTCGGTGACCCAGATCGCATCGGCATCCACGGGGTCGGTGGCGATTATGTAGCTCAGGCAACCAGGCAGGGCCACGGTACTTTCACGCAGCACGTCCATGACCGCGTCGCGCTGGCCGCGTGCTGCCCGCATCTTGCCGATCAGTCCGAACATTCCCTGTCTCCCTTTCAGCGCTTGGCGTTTGGCCAAACGCCAATTGCTTCAATCTCATTCATGCATGTCGTTTCCCAAAACCGCTGCGCGCTTTTGGGCGACATGCATTAGGTTGCGCGAAGAGTATGCCGGTCTCGGCTCACTGCATCAACTGGCCGCCATTGACCTCGATCACCTGGCCGATGATGTAACCGCTCAAGAGGTCGGAGGACAGGAACAGATAGGCTCCGACGCAATCCTGCGCCGTTCCGGCACGGCCCTGAGGTATGGTGGCAACCATGGCCTTCATCTGCTCGGCACTCGAATAGCGTTCATGGAACGGCGTCAGGATCGTGCCAGGCGCCACGGCGTTGACGCGGATGCCGAAACCGATCAGCTCCTTGGCCATGCCGCGCGTCACATTCGAGACGAAGGCCTTGGACGAGCCGTAGAGGCCGGCGCCGCCGCCGGCGCCGTTGCGCGCGGCGATCGAGGAGGTGTTGATGATGAAGCCACCCTGGCGCTTCAGCCAAGGGATCGCCTTGCGCGAGGCGGTCAGCACCGATCGCGCGTTGAGATCCATCACCGCGTCATAGTGAGCTTCTGTCTGGTCGGCATAGGCAACGCGGCCGAGCATGCCGCCGGCATTGTTGACGAGCCCGTCGAGCCGGCCGAAATGTTGCGCGCTCTGCTCGACCACGCGCTCGACGTCGGCGGGAACCGAAAAATCGCCCTGGGTCAAAAACACTTCGCCGCCGCCCTCGCGGATGGTCTTGGCCAGCGTTTCGGCTGCTTCCCGGCTCGAATTGTAATGCAGTGCGACGCGGCATCGTTGCGCGGCGTAAGCGAGGGCGAGCGCGGCGCCGATCCCGGTCGAGGCGCCGGTGACCAGCACTGCCTTGCCGGCAAGGTCGGGAATGACAAGTGCGGTCGGGTTGGCTGGCATGTCGATACCTCCGGGAT
The window above is part of the Mesorhizobium sp. WSM4904 genome. Proteins encoded here:
- a CDS encoding putative quinol monooxygenase — encoded protein: MFGLIGKMRAARGQRDAVMDVLRESTVALPGCLSYIIATDPVDADAIWVTEVWTDQASHKASLQLPEVQAAIAKARPFIAGFEFQVETHPVGGFGLPAPEKSS
- a CDS encoding SDR family oxidoreductase; this encodes MPANPTALVIPDLAGKAVLVTGASTGIGAALALAYAAQRCRVALHYNSSREAAETLAKTIREGGGEVFLTQGDFSVPADVERVVEQSAQHFGRLDGLVNNAGGMLGRVAYADQTEAHYDAVMDLNARSVLTASRKAIPWLKRQGGFIINTSSIAARNGAGGGAGLYGSSKAFVSNVTRGMAKELIGFGIRVNAVAPGTILTPFHERYSSAEQMKAMVATIPQGRAGTAQDCVGAYLFLSSDLLSGYIIGQVIEVNGGQLMQ